The genomic stretch acccaaggaatacccttaatattttaattaatattggaCTAGtatcaattaaaacaagcgtaAATTTAGATACAAAATGGAGTTATGTTCTCTtgtattttcggccaagagagaagaattttgtgaggttttatttctctaaaaatttTCCACAAAAGTAGAGAGTAGAATAATTATATGAGAAAAACCCTTGCCATTTTCAAgtagaaaaccggttggggggagaggagtgagccaatgcatgagcttcacattctacccaagacaaactaggcatgcaaggctaagagtagggtttaatcattgtgtttctatttaaaataaacaacacaatataaaccccaTTCCCCTACATATTTCGGTAAATagataaaatggaaagtccattttattgTGTCATTTgtaaattttgtcatgtgtcacacgttacatgacatgttacactataatgtattttttaacatattaaaaatcaacatattaataaaatatgtcacatacaaaatttaactagtaattcttgattacttgtaccaaaatggtttatcaaattataaattacaatgtcttgtatttataataaattattcattcagtttcaattgtttcgtaaacaataatttaatctaagtaataaaacaattcgattacttagatcgtatctaatttaatcgaattacaataagacacgtttactttactcacaaaatcatccgtcaattttaagcaatttaattaactcgtatcggcatacgattaattaagtaatcaattaagagtattttcctataggtatgacctaacgggatcaactgatcaccatcgtcgcacgacagtaatgtcaaactctagtcagccaatcattaccgatatgtgtggaccagttgactgaaaaatattacttcccacatgtattcttaatttACTCgtatcgcattattgtcggaggacacttattccaacagttccggcttcacagccagaactcaactcaggaaaagacgcatcgtctgttgcgcctcttccaaaggacgcaccTCAGCTGCGTCttttccaggttgagttctgtctctgaactacCGTTCTTGTTTTGACCTAGTttatagtttacgtattaattaactattactcgtattatcacctaataatctattcgttaatttgttttccctttcttttctcaaaccatccgtttaagtgtattttcgacgtacaTCATTTAACGCGttataatttttgtaattttctttattgtatttttattgtatttctttatcatattgcttgtatgctctcacatgtaatcaacatctaaatcctacttcgacccaattgtatgattaaattacgtgttaaccaaCTTAGTccaaattcacatgttaggattaaaacattggatgttgcattgtatgcatataaccttcaacatatcgagtatagataatttccctaatcattagtagaggccgctatagaggcgggcgggattaggtgttcgatcaaaagaacttcttaatacgtaccctcaccccttactccagatctctgtgaacatccgtgttcattggcatctacgagagtcattctagacatagaatgctaagggtaatgagttcttggtgttcatgtcactactttgtgtcttgacatggcacgaggtattcgaacggtttccaattttctacAATAAACTagtggcgactccataaatgcaaaagcttgctcgcttttttCTCctgagcgacccccgtgggcccgcgtcaaCAAAGTTTCTCACCACACATTTTATAATCAAAATTGAGCTCACAAATTGACCACCACGCCTTTTGTTCTAGCTCTACAGGAAAATGACAAGACTTTTCATAAACTAAACGATACGgcgatgcaccaattggtgtcttaaatgCAGTTCTATACACCTATAAAGTATGATCTAGTTTCATACACCAGTCTTTTCGTGATTTTGAAACAACTTTACCTACAATTTCATTAAGTTCCCAATTGGAAActtctacctgaccactagtttgaggTTGgtccccaaacctctacgatgttccACACCATATTTGGACCGAACTGCAGTAAGttatttttctttaaaatgcatacctCCATCGCCGATGACAACTTGAGGGACCTGGAAGCGAGGGAAAATCTTTACATAATAGTGGCCCGAAGCAACAAcctctacccatttggacacgtAGTCAACAGCTACCAGAATATACATGTTGCCTTTGCTAgatgggaatggtccttggtagtcgatctCCCAGACATAAAAAACTCCAACCTTTAAAATGCCAACCTGAGGCATCTCTTGTCTCCTGGAAATATTTCCCGTCTGCTGACACGCATCACAAGCTACAACAAAATCTTTAGTGTCTTTAAAGATGGATGGCCAATAAAAATAAGACTGAAGTACCATAGCCACGGTCCTAAAGGGACTGTGTTGACCACCATAGAAGGAAAAAGGGCATGCTTCTAGGATATCTTAAGTCTCCCACTGCGGTATACACTGTCTGTAAAGACCATcagcacattccttaaacaaacaaggatcatcccagaagtactacTTCACGTCATGAAAGAACCGCTTCCTCTGATGATATGACAAGTCATGAGGTAATAAATCACCTACAATAAAATTAGCATAATCAACATACCAAGGAGTTTCAGCATTAAAAATAGCCAACAAATTATCATCAGGAAAAGAGTCagcaataggtaaagaatctcccCTTTCTTGCAATGGCAGGCGTGATAAATGAGCAGCTACCACATTCTCAATGCCTTTTTTTGTCTttaatctccaaatcaaactcttgaagaaggagtatccatcacAATAGTCTTGGCTTGGCTTCTTTCTTATCAAATAGGCAACTCAGCATTACAGTCAGAAAATACAGTAACTTTCGAACCTAATAAGTAACACCTGAGTTTCTCCAACACATATACCACAACTAACAGCTTCTTCTCTGTTGTTGCATATTTCACCTGAGCCTCATCCAGAAtttggctcgcatagtaaatagcactcaaagctttgtctttccgttggcctagcaccgcgCCAATGGCATAGTCACTTGCATCGTACATAATCTCAAAGGGCAGCTCCCAGTCTGGAGGCTGAAtgatcggtgctgaaatcaaggcctgcttcaacctgttaaaagcagaaagaaaTTCATCAGTGAAACTAAATggagcatccttaagtagcaa from Silene latifolia isolate original U9 population chromosome 2, ASM4854445v1, whole genome shotgun sequence encodes the following:
- the LOC141638414 gene encoding uncharacterized protein LOC141638414, which codes for MAEVTKLLNACIIYTVGNSKWVSPVQILIHPDDQEKITFTCPHGVFAYRGMSFGLFHAPATFQRCMMGIFSVFIESIREALISAPIIQPPDWELPFEIMYDASDYAIGAVKYATTEKKLLVVVYVLEKLRKKPSQDYCDGYSFFKSLIWRLKTKKGIENVVAAHLSRLPLQERGDSLPIADSFPDDNLLAIFNAETPWYVDYANFIVGDLLPHDLSYHQRKRFFHDVK